The Methanoregula boonei 6A8 genome has a window encoding:
- a CDS encoding ABC transporter ATP-binding protein: protein MTAIIEADELTKTYNDMVAVSHIRFSVKKGEIFGFLGPNGAGKTTTMRMIECVSPRTSGTLRVFGMDPEVNPAGIKQRIGVVPQETNLDPDFTCAGNLLVYARYFDIPSAEAQIRVKNLLEFVALTEKRDTAIDKLSGGMKRRLILARALINNPDLLILDEPTIGLDPQARHLIWERLRLLRAQGNTILMTTHYLDEAARLCDRLVIMDHGTFLVEGAPADLVREQVGSEIIEMDNTPEVIACLDELGVTFEVAGDQVQVATDASSRELAKILLDRCKTSRVSTRPATLEDVFLKLTGRTLRE from the coding sequence ATGACTGCGATTATCGAGGCCGACGAACTGACCAAGACCTATAACGATATGGTTGCGGTCAGCCATATCCGGTTTTCGGTAAAAAAAGGCGAGATCTTCGGATTTTTGGGGCCCAATGGCGCCGGCAAGACCACCACCATGCGGATGATCGAATGCGTCTCCCCCCGGACCTCGGGGACGCTCCGGGTATTTGGCATGGATCCTGAGGTAAACCCGGCCGGGATCAAGCAGAGGATAGGGGTTGTCCCACAGGAGACCAATCTTGACCCGGATTTCACCTGTGCAGGAAACCTGCTGGTCTATGCCCGGTACTTCGATATCCCCTCCGCAGAAGCGCAAATAAGGGTTAAAAACCTCCTCGAATTCGTGGCGCTCACCGAGAAACGCGATACTGCAATCGACAAGCTCTCCGGGGGAATGAAACGCCGCCTCATCCTTGCCCGGGCGCTCATCAACAACCCCGATCTGCTCATCCTGGATGAGCCCACCATCGGCCTTGACCCGCAGGCCCGCCACCTGATCTGGGAGCGCCTGCGGCTCCTGCGGGCGCAGGGGAACACCATCCTCATGACCACCCATTACCTGGACGAGGCTGCCCGGCTCTGCGACCGGCTGGTGATCATGGACCATGGCACGTTCCTGGTGGAGGGCGCCCCTGCAGACCTGGTACGCGAGCAGGTGGGAAGCGAGATCATCGAGATGGATAACACCCCCGAGGTGATCGCCTGCCTTGATGAACTCGGCGTGACTTTTGAGGTGGCAGGCGACCAGGTACAGGTGGCAACCGATGCGTCCTCGCGGGAACTGGCAAAAATCCTGCTTGACCGATGCAAAACCAGCCGCGTGAGCACGCGGCCGGCAACACTTGAGGACGTGTTTCTGAAACTGACCGGGAGGACGTTGCGTGAGTGA
- a CDS encoding ABC transporter permease yields MAHLWAIPRVSRRAGRVWRRNFDVFCKTWKVNFFPPFIEALLYLSAIGLGIGSYIGALNGVPYVNYIAPAILAISAMNSAFFECTYGSYVRMYYQKSFDAIIATPLSIEDVIAGELLWGATRAVISVTIMLPVLVAFNVISLPFSLLTIPLAFIGGLMFAGLAMCFTAITPGIDTLNYPSFLLITPMMLFSGTFFPLSILPAIFQYVALAFFPLTHLVSLMRMATLPAPGAILLLNITWILVATVVFCIISINLMRRRLIV; encoded by the coding sequence ATGGCGCACCTCTGGGCCATTCCCCGGGTCTCGCGCCGCGCCGGCAGGGTCTGGCGCCGCAACTTCGATGTCTTTTGTAAGACCTGGAAGGTGAACTTCTTCCCGCCGTTTATCGAGGCCCTCCTTTACCTCTCGGCCATCGGCCTTGGGATCGGGAGTTACATTGGCGCACTCAACGGGGTGCCGTACGTGAATTACATTGCACCGGCCATCCTTGCCATCTCGGCCATGAACTCGGCCTTCTTCGAGTGCACCTATGGCTCCTACGTGCGGATGTATTACCAGAAGAGCTTTGACGCGATCATCGCGACCCCTCTCTCCATCGAGGACGTAATCGCCGGCGAACTTCTCTGGGGCGCCACCCGGGCCGTGATCTCGGTTACGATCATGCTGCCGGTGCTCGTGGCCTTTAACGTGATCTCCCTGCCCTTCTCGCTTCTTACCATACCACTGGCATTCATCGGCGGCCTCATGTTTGCCGGCCTTGCCATGTGCTTTACTGCGATCACCCCGGGCATTGACACCCTCAACTACCCGTCGTTTTTGCTCATCACCCCGATGATGCTCTTCTCGGGCACCTTCTTTCCGCTCTCGATCCTCCCGGCGATCTTCCAGTACGTTGCCCTTGCCTTCTTCCCGCTCACGCACCTGGTCTCACTCATGAGGATGGCTACCCTTCCGGCGCCGGGTGCGATCCTTTTGCTCAATATCACCTGGATCCTTGTTGCGACCGTGGTGTTCTGCATCATCTCGATCAACCTGATGCGGCGCCGGCTGATCGTATAA
- a CDS encoding HemK2/MTQ2 family protein methyltransferase, which translates to MPCDPTQVYQPEADTFLLLEAAQEEVRPGDRVLEIGTGSGRIAAALVRDHEVVATDINPHAVFCARKEGLDVIRCDLFSGIRGRFNLILFNPPYLPTRPEERIDDWLEFALDGGATGRATIDRFASSVGDVLSPGGRLLLLISTLTGLPEVQELFSRYGFAVSVVRQQALEGEDLFVLRITRQGD; encoded by the coding sequence ATGCCCTGTGATCCCACCCAGGTGTACCAACCCGAGGCCGATACGTTCCTGCTTCTTGAAGCAGCGCAGGAGGAAGTAAGGCCTGGGGACCGGGTGCTTGAAATTGGCACCGGATCCGGGCGGATCGCGGCAGCACTGGTGCGGGATCATGAGGTTGTTGCCACCGATATTAACCCCCACGCGGTCTTCTGTGCCAGAAAAGAAGGCCTTGATGTCATCCGGTGCGATCTCTTTTCCGGCATACGGGGCAGGTTCAATCTTATCCTCTTCAACCCCCCCTACCTCCCGACCCGGCCTGAGGAGCGGATCGATGACTGGCTGGAGTTTGCACTTGATGGCGGGGCAACCGGCCGGGCAACCATAGATCGATTCGCATCATCTGTCGGCGATGTGCTTTCCCCCGGCGGCCGGCTCCTGCTCCTGATCTCCACCCTGACCGGACTCCCCGAAGTACAGGAACTCTTTTCCCGGTACGGATTTGCGGTATCGGTGGTCCGGCAGCAGGCACTGGAAGGAGAGGATCTCTTCGTGCTCCGGATCACGCGGCAGGGAGACTAG
- a CDS encoding DUF4405 domain-containing protein: protein MDAPIKVKWLIDLLMGVSFLVCFVTGLLKYQDLLELTGLNNIVLPAAQISDLHDWTGLLMGFFVFLHLILNRHWIIATTKKILAVSRKEP, encoded by the coding sequence ATGGATGCCCCAATAAAGGTAAAATGGCTCATCGACCTCCTTATGGGAGTCTCGTTTCTTGTCTGTTTTGTCACCGGCCTGCTGAAATACCAGGATCTCCTCGAGCTGACCGGGCTTAACAACATTGTCCTCCCTGCCGCCCAGATCTCCGATCTCCACGACTGGACCGGGCTCCTGATGGGATTTTTTGTCTTCCTTCACCTGATCCTGAACCGCCACTGGATCATCGCTACCACCAAAAAGATCCTTGCCGTAAGCAGGAAAGAGCCCTGA
- the rsmA gene encoding 16S rRNA (adenine(1518)-N(6)/adenine(1519)-N(6))-dimethyltransferase RsmA, whose protein sequence is MTARYDQHFLIDKNAIERIAGCADVKEKEVLEIGPGNGALTRALLDRGAIVHAVELDRILCDELADRFFEEIQKGTLTVTHGDATKCPLPPFEMVVSNLPYSASSKITFRLLDLGFSVAVLMYQQEFAERMAAPAGTKDCGRLSIMVQTYATVQRCFTLPPACFSPKPQVHSMVVKIVPRPPIFGVNDRKRYADVVRALFTHRRKTVRNGLRGSSGILAPEWTKRVIDALPGEILQSRPEELYLEDFATIANFV, encoded by the coding sequence ATGACAGCCCGGTACGACCAGCACTTCCTTATCGATAAGAACGCGATCGAGCGGATCGCGGGCTGTGCGGACGTGAAGGAAAAAGAGGTTCTTGAGATCGGGCCGGGGAACGGGGCCCTGACCCGGGCCCTGCTCGACCGGGGTGCCATTGTCCACGCGGTGGAGCTGGACCGGATCCTCTGCGACGAGCTGGCCGATCGTTTTTTTGAAGAGATCCAGAAAGGGACGCTCACCGTTACGCACGGGGATGCGACAAAATGCCCCCTTCCGCCCTTTGAGATGGTGGTTTCCAACCTTCCCTACTCGGCCTCGTCAAAGATCACGTTCCGGCTTCTCGATCTCGGGTTTAGTGTTGCCGTCCTGATGTACCAGCAGGAGTTTGCCGAGCGCATGGCAGCCCCGGCAGGCACCAAGGACTGCGGGCGCCTCTCGATCATGGTTCAGACGTATGCGACCGTCCAGCGGTGCTTCACGCTCCCGCCTGCCTGCTTCTCCCCCAAGCCACAGGTGCATTCGATGGTGGTAAAGATTGTTCCCCGCCCCCCTATCTTTGGGGTTAATGATAGAAAGCGGTACGCGGACGTGGTACGGGCGCTCTTTACCCACCGGCGAAAAACGGTACGAAACGGTCTTCGGGGGTCTTCGGGCATCCTTGCTCCCGAATGGACAAAGCGTGTTATTGACGCACTGCCGGGTGAAATTCTCCAGAGCCGGCCGGAAGAACTGTACCTGGAAGATTTTGCAACAATAGCAAATTTCGTATAA
- a CDS encoding DUF655 domain-containing protein, whose protein sequence is MKAEKKEVNAIVLDVLMKGHAGDPRPQFKREPVIQAMGLEQFKLLELIPKPGVVINLHDKMYIGDSERDKIERVKRRIGYEELTPTAKGELPFMVEQVVKEREQDFVTFFNKAISITPKLHMLHLLPGIGKKLMWEVLESRNRKPFESFADISTRIKSLPHPEKMIEARILEELQDKDVKYHLFTTK, encoded by the coding sequence ATGAAGGCCGAGAAGAAAGAGGTCAACGCGATCGTACTGGACGTGCTCATGAAAGGGCATGCCGGGGATCCCCGGCCCCAGTTCAAGCGTGAACCGGTTATCCAGGCAATGGGCCTTGAGCAGTTCAAACTGCTCGAGCTGATCCCCAAACCCGGTGTGGTCATCAACCTGCATGACAAGATGTATATCGGGGACTCTGAAAGGGACAAGATCGAGCGGGTGAAACGCCGGATCGGGTACGAAGAACTGACTCCCACGGCAAAGGGAGAGCTGCCGTTTATGGTCGAGCAGGTGGTAAAGGAGCGCGAACAGGACTTTGTCACTTTCTTTAACAAGGCGATCTCGATCACCCCCAAACTCCACATGCTCCACCTTCTGCCCGGCATCGGGAAGAAACTGATGTGGGAGGTGCTTGAGTCGCGAAACCGCAAGCCTTTCGAGAGCTTCGCAGATATCTCCACCCGGATCAAATCGCTGCCCCACCCGGAGAAGATGATCGAGGCCCGTATCCTCGAAGAACTGCAGGACAAGGACGTCAAGTACCATCTCTTTACCACAAAATGA
- a CDS encoding RNA polymerase Rpb4 family protein, which produces MKVKGVLSEEKVTLPELRASLQGVESERIAAEKELSYEFRRSMEHANQLARTTPEKSKELVEKLLKLEKMKPEIAYRIANIMPKSRDEVRAIFAKERFTLSPEEIDSIIDLVMAHF; this is translated from the coding sequence ATGAAAGTCAAGGGCGTTCTTAGCGAAGAAAAGGTTACGCTCCCGGAGCTCCGCGCTTCACTTCAGGGCGTGGAATCCGAGAGAATTGCTGCGGAAAAAGAACTTTCGTATGAATTCCGGCGCAGCATGGAACATGCCAATCAGCTTGCCAGGACCACTCCTGAAAAATCCAAGGAACTCGTGGAGAAACTTCTCAAGCTCGAGAAGATGAAACCGGAGATTGCCTATAGGATCGCAAATATCATGCCCAAGAGCCGGGATGAGGTCCGGGCAATCTTTGCCAAGGAGCGTTTCACTCTTTCTCCTGAAGAGATCGATTCTATCATCGACCTGGTCATGGCACACTTTTAA
- a CDS encoding 50S ribosomal protein L21e produces MAHHNGPRKKTRYKFKKELRQRGLPPVTSVIQQFEVGEKVHIVVNSSVQKGMPHRRFHGLTGTVIGKRGRAWMLTIHDGNAEKTVIARPQHLKAQK; encoded by the coding sequence ATGGCACACCACAACGGACCCAGAAAGAAAACACGGTATAAGTTCAAGAAAGAGTTAAGACAGCGCGGGCTGCCGCCGGTCACCTCCGTGATCCAGCAGTTCGAAGTGGGCGAGAAGGTTCACATTGTCGTGAATTCAAGCGTCCAGAAGGGTATGCCGCACCGCCGGTTCCACGGGCTCACGGGCACCGTGATCGGTAAGAGGGGCCGGGCCTGGATGCTCACAATCCACGACGGTAATGCGGAAAAAACGGTCATTGCAAGACCGCAACATCTAAAAGCACAAAAGTAA
- a CDS encoding tRNA pseudouridine(54/55) synthase Pus10 yields the protein MEINEQVEKILAYGECCDHCLGRFFGKRSHGLTNDERGRGLRIARALAANQPYERFSGTCWVCGNFFDNIPQWAQKVAAALEGHEYKTFLVGCRVPPLIAENEEMVWSDLSLGEPEPFKSEVNREVGKAVSVITGKVVDFKKPDITVLLDPASGLVDIQVNALFFYGRYQKFERGIPQTHWNCRACGGAGCEKCNYTGKQYADSVEELIGRPVIELFDAENAVLHGAGREDIDARCVGTGRPFILEIVAPRKRSVDLAAVEAEINRSAEGRVSVALSRWSDRSEVETLKSSKAHKKYRILVEVDGQVPAELLANALNTLKGVTIQQRTPERVAHRRADKIRERKVLDIEYVGEQDGKFILEVLGEAGLYIKELISGDQGRTIPSLAEILQRPARVTSLDVVQVEGPQEGD from the coding sequence ATGGAGATAAACGAACAGGTTGAAAAGATCCTTGCCTATGGCGAGTGTTGCGACCATTGCCTGGGCCGTTTCTTTGGGAAACGCTCGCATGGCCTTACCAATGATGAACGTGGACGGGGGCTCCGGATCGCACGGGCCCTTGCTGCAAACCAGCCATACGAGCGTTTTAGCGGCACCTGCTGGGTCTGCGGCAACTTCTTTGATAATATTCCCCAATGGGCACAGAAAGTCGCAGCAGCCCTGGAAGGCCACGAGTACAAGACGTTCCTTGTCGGCTGCCGGGTCCCCCCGCTTATCGCGGAGAACGAGGAGATGGTCTGGAGCGATCTCTCGCTTGGCGAACCGGAACCGTTTAAGTCCGAGGTGAACCGGGAGGTAGGCAAGGCGGTATCAGTCATCACGGGAAAGGTCGTGGACTTCAAAAAACCCGATATCACCGTCCTGCTCGACCCGGCGTCAGGTCTCGTGGATATCCAGGTCAATGCCCTGTTCTTTTATGGCAGGTACCAGAAGTTCGAGCGCGGCATCCCGCAGACTCACTGGAACTGCCGGGCCTGCGGGGGTGCCGGCTGCGAGAAGTGCAATTATACCGGCAAGCAGTACGCAGACTCGGTGGAAGAACTGATCGGCAGGCCGGTCATCGAACTCTTTGATGCGGAGAACGCGGTCCTGCACGGGGCGGGCAGGGAAGATATCGACGCCCGTTGCGTGGGTACCGGCAGGCCATTTATCCTTGAGATCGTGGCACCCAGGAAACGTTCTGTTGATCTGGCCGCCGTGGAAGCGGAGATCAACAGGTCTGCAGAAGGAAGGGTTTCGGTTGCCCTTTCGCGCTGGAGCGACCGCTCGGAGGTGGAAACCCTTAAATCAAGCAAAGCGCATAAAAAATACAGGATCCTGGTCGAGGTTGATGGGCAGGTGCCGGCAGAACTGCTTGCAAATGCCCTGAATACCTTAAAGGGCGTCACAATACAGCAGCGCACGCCCGAACGGGTCGCCCACCGGAGAGCAGATAAGATCCGGGAGCGTAAAGTCCTCGATATCGAGTATGTGGGGGAACAGGACGGAAAGTTCATTCTTGAAGTCCTCGGCGAAGCCGGCCTCTACATCAAAGAACTCATATCAGGCGATCAGGGAAGGACCATCCCGAGTCTTGCCGAGATCCTGCAACGACCGGCACGCGTCACCAGTCTTGATGTCGTGCAGGTAGAAGGACCACAGGAGGGAGATTAA
- the trmY gene encoding tRNA (pseudouridine(54)-N(1))-methyltransferase TrmY: MTVFAIVGHRARTDGEFSLNDLPGAGRMDVLCRCVNASLFLSHDLRRDVECGLVLLGEPKPPKTVLFKGSEIRSLSPDERSAGALIKKALSIPCGSEFREAAPGVFVRNGGLERLLAEQAFAVLDEKGTDIRTAKEVPGAFLLSDHQNFTEEEEALIRDAPRYSVGPACLHADHTITVISNEIDRRTNGWR; this comes from the coding sequence ATGACCGTGTTTGCCATTGTCGGGCACCGTGCCCGCACGGACGGTGAATTCTCCTTAAACGACCTGCCTGGTGCCGGGCGCATGGATGTGCTCTGCCGGTGCGTAAATGCGTCGCTCTTCCTCTCGCATGACCTGCGCAGGGATGTGGAGTGCGGCCTTGTGCTGCTTGGCGAGCCCAAACCCCCCAAAACGGTGCTCTTCAAGGGTAGTGAGATCCGGTCCCTGTCTCCTGATGAACGGAGCGCGGGGGCGCTTATCAAAAAGGCGCTCTCAATCCCGTGCGGGAGCGAGTTCCGCGAGGCAGCACCCGGGGTCTTTGTGCGAAACGGAGGCCTTGAACGCCTCCTTGCAGAACAGGCATTTGCCGTACTGGACGAGAAGGGTACCGATATCCGCACGGCCAAGGAAGTGCCGGGGGCGTTTCTCCTGTCAGACCACCAGAATTTCACGGAAGAAGAAGAGGCACTCATCCGGGATGCCCCCCGGTACTCGGTGGGGCCTGCCTGCCTGCACGCCGATCACACGATTACGGTGATCTCAAACGAGATCGACCGGAGGACAAACGGATGGAGATAA
- a CDS encoding signal recognition particle protein Srp54 encodes MMDSLSGSLKDALKKLAGKAVVDRAAVDELVKNLQRALLSADVNVKLVMDLSKAIRTRSLDEELPKNTNVREHVLRIVYQELVRLVYASADLKLEPQVILMAGLQGSGKTTTTAKIARYFQKKGMKVGVICADTFRPGAYDQLSTLCAKINVPCFGNPKVTDARQIVREGLVAVKDQEVIIVDTQGRHALEPDLIQEIIDLNALTKASHRWLVIDAALGQQASEQAKRFHEAIGIDGVIITKMDGTAKGGGALSAVAETKSGIVFIGAGETIEDLERFDANGFISRLLGMGDLQALVEKVQEAQMADEVDMEAMMKGHFTLRDMYKQLEALNKMGPLKQIMSMLPMGNMQLPEGVYDVTSTKMARYRILMDSMSPKELDDPSLINSSRMQRIARGAGGTPEEVRELLKYYKMMHKTLKGLRGSGGGKFNMQRLMKRFSGMQ; translated from the coding sequence ATGATGGACAGCCTTTCAGGCTCGCTCAAGGACGCCTTAAAAAAGCTGGCAGGAAAAGCAGTAGTTGACCGAGCGGCGGTTGACGAGCTGGTAAAAAATCTCCAGCGGGCGCTCCTCTCCGCCGATGTTAACGTCAAGTTGGTCATGGATCTTTCAAAAGCGATCCGTACCCGGTCGCTTGATGAAGAGCTGCCCAAAAATACCAATGTCCGCGAGCATGTCCTGCGGATTGTGTACCAGGAACTGGTACGGCTCGTCTACGCCAGCGCCGACTTAAAACTAGAACCGCAGGTCATTCTCATGGCCGGTCTCCAGGGGAGCGGCAAGACCACGACCACGGCAAAGATCGCCCGCTACTTCCAGAAGAAGGGCATGAAGGTCGGGGTGATCTGCGCCGATACCTTCCGGCCCGGGGCGTACGACCAGCTCTCCACGCTCTGTGCGAAGATCAACGTGCCCTGCTTTGGCAACCCGAAGGTTACCGATGCCCGGCAGATTGTCCGGGAGGGTCTTGTTGCGGTTAAGGACCAGGAAGTCATCATCGTTGATACCCAGGGCAGGCACGCTCTGGAGCCCGACCTGATCCAGGAGATTATCGATCTCAATGCACTCACGAAAGCATCCCACCGCTGGCTCGTGATCGATGCCGCACTTGGCCAGCAGGCAAGCGAGCAGGCAAAACGGTTCCACGAAGCGATCGGGATCGATGGCGTGATCATCACCAAGATGGACGGCACGGCAAAAGGCGGTGGCGCCCTTTCGGCAGTTGCCGAGACAAAGAGCGGGATTGTCTTTATCGGTGCCGGGGAGACGATCGAAGATCTCGAACGCTTCGATGCAAACGGGTTTATCTCCCGTCTCCTCGGTATGGGGGATCTCCAGGCCCTTGTCGAGAAGGTCCAGGAAGCCCAGATGGCTGACGAGGTGGACATGGAAGCGATGATGAAGGGCCACTTCACCCTTCGCGACATGTACAAGCAGCTCGAAGCCCTCAACAAAATGGGGCCCTTAAAGCAGATCATGAGCATGCTCCCGATGGGAAACATGCAGCTCCCCGAGGGGGTCTACGATGTCACCAGCACCAAGATGGCGCGGTACCGGATCCTTATGGACTCGATGAGCCCAAAGGAACTCGACGATCCTTCCCTCATCAACAGCTCCCGGATGCAGCGGATCGCCCGGGGTGCCGGGGGTACTCCCGAAGAGGTACGGGAACTCCTGAAATATTACAAGATGATGCACAAGACCCTCAAGGGCCTGCGGGGTTCCGGTGGCGGGAAATTCAACATGCAGCGCTTGATGAAGCGTTTCTCCGGAATGCAGTGA
- the ftsY gene encoding signal recognition particle-docking protein FtsY → MFSGLRERLQSARDRLGASIGAAAAASQPQEPEKPAALEKEGEAPAKNPTLADKVRILIIDRELVVSEKDIADALSELEMTLLESDVALPVTDALIADIRAGLVGKHRKIGESVDSLVVRSLKSALLKVLGQGFDLPAYIRSHERPVKILFTGVNGTGKTTTVAKIGAYLKKEGFSVVIGAGDTFRAGAIEQIGVHAERLGIKVIEHQTGADPSAVLFDTVQYAIAHKTDVVLADTAGRFHTKANLMSQLEKIRRVMKPDLIVYVDEAVAGNDAVVRAAEFDKTVGADAIVLTKADMDSRGGAAISIAHTIGKPLLFLGTGQAYEDIMPFEPGAVVEELLGGAA, encoded by the coding sequence ATGTTTTCGGGTCTGAGGGAACGGCTGCAGTCTGCACGGGACCGGCTTGGCGCAAGTATCGGTGCTGCAGCGGCAGCATCACAACCACAGGAGCCGGAAAAACCGGCTGCACTTGAGAAGGAGGGGGAAGCCCCGGCAAAGAACCCGACCCTTGCCGACAAGGTCCGGATCCTCATCATCGACCGGGAACTGGTGGTATCGGAGAAGGACATCGCCGATGCGCTCTCGGAACTGGAGATGACGCTTCTTGAAAGCGATGTGGCTCTTCCCGTAACCGATGCCCTGATTGCCGATATTCGTGCGGGGCTCGTAGGAAAGCACCGCAAGATCGGAGAGTCCGTGGACTCCCTTGTGGTCCGGTCCCTCAAATCCGCCTTGTTAAAGGTTCTTGGCCAGGGTTTTGACCTCCCGGCCTATATCCGGTCCCATGAGCGGCCGGTCAAGATCCTCTTTACCGGGGTAAACGGCACCGGCAAGACAACAACGGTCGCAAAGATCGGGGCGTATCTCAAAAAGGAAGGATTCTCGGTTGTTATCGGGGCCGGCGATACGTTCCGGGCCGGTGCCATCGAGCAGATCGGGGTGCATGCAGAGCGGCTTGGTATCAAGGTGATCGAGCACCAGACCGGTGCCGACCCGTCCGCGGTGCTCTTCGATACCGTGCAGTACGCCATTGCCCACAAAACAGATGTGGTGCTCGCCGATACCGCAGGCAGGTTCCACACCAAGGCGAACCTTATGAGCCAGCTTGAGAAGATCCGGCGCGTGATGAAGCCCGATCTTATCGTGTACGTGGACGAGGCGGTTGCCGGGAACGACGCGGTGGTCCGGGCAGCGGAGTTCGACAAGACCGTGGGTGCAGACGCGATCGTGCTCACCAAGGCCGACATGGACTCCCGGGGAGGGGCGGCGATCTCAATCGCCCATACCATTGGTAAACCCCTCCTTTTCTTGGGCACCGGCCAGGCATATGAGGATATTATGCCGTTTGAGCCCGGGGCGGTTGTAGAAGAACTTCTTGGCGGTGCTGCCTGA
- the pfdA gene encoding prefoldin subunit alpha, producing the protein MLPADKHIRKTRYQKNGEARIVAAAQPLDQNEIETLQYYLKEYGQQAEVFAGQLELMENGRMEALAAIEALEALATSEDGTVLLQIGGGASLRAKVLEPEKVLLNIGSEVIVEKTSVDAIEYLKDRITELEASQKKVSEALEKLRAQTNEIAKRLEQGYRQAPGGSPVPHRHDHEDHDEE; encoded by the coding sequence ATGCTCCCTGCGGACAAACATATCAGAAAGACCCGGTACCAAAAGAACGGGGAGGCACGGATCGTGGCAGCAGCACAACCCTTGGATCAGAATGAAATTGAGACGCTCCAGTACTACTTAAAAGAATACGGCCAGCAGGCCGAGGTCTTTGCCGGCCAGCTCGAGCTCATGGAGAACGGGCGCATGGAGGCGCTTGCCGCGATCGAGGCGCTTGAGGCGCTTGCCACATCAGAAGACGGCACCGTGCTCCTCCAGATAGGTGGCGGGGCAAGCCTGCGGGCAAAAGTCCTTGAACCGGAGAAAGTCCTCCTCAATATCGGATCAGAGGTCATTGTGGAGAAGACAAGTGTTGATGCGATCGAGTACCTCAAGGACCGTATCACCGAACTTGAGGCCTCGCAGAAGAAGGTTAGCGAGGCGCTGGAGAAACTCCGCGCCCAGACAAACGAGATCGCAAAACGGCTCGAACAGGGGTACCGGCAGGCCCCGGGTGGCAGCCCGGTCCCCCACCGCCACGATCACGAAGATCACGACGAAGAATAA